The window CCGCGCCAGTACGCCAGGTCCGCCTCCAGCGCGTCGCCGGCGTGCCGGTCGCGCTGCCAGACGGCGAAGTCCGGGTACTGCACGGGCAGGGCCGGCAGGACCGCCTCCTCGCCGCGTACGGCGGCGGCGTACAGCTCGCTCAGTTCCCGGGTGATGATCCCCATCGACCAGCCGTCGGTGACGATGTGGTGCATGGCGAGAAGCAGGACGTGTGCGTCCTCGGCGGTCCGGGCGAGCAGCACCCGCAGCAGCGGCCCGGTCCGCAGGTCGAAGGGGACGGAGGCGGCGAGGTCCAGTGCCTCGTCCAGCTCGGCCGTGCGCACCGGCACGTCCAGCCGGGGGTGCACGACCTGCGTGCCGCGCCCGTCGACCGCCTCGAAGGTGGTCCGCAGCGCCTCGTGCCGGGCCACCAGGCCGTCGACGGCCGCCGACAGGGCCGCCCGGTCGAGCCGCCCGGTCAGGCGCAGCGCCGTGACCACGTTGTACTCGACGCCGCCCCGCGCGAAGTCGTCCAGGAACCAGAGGCGTTCCTGGGCGTAGGAGAGCGGGAGCGGAGCCCCGTCCCGGGCGACGGGGACGACGCCCGTCTCCCGCGCGGCCGGGGCGACGGCCTCCGCCAGCCCGGCGACCGTGGGGTGGTCGAAGAGGGCGCGCGGGGTGAGATGCGTACCGAGGGCCGTGCGGACCCGGGAGACGATCTTCAGGCTGGAGATGGAGTCGCCGCCGAGGGCGAAGAAGTCGTCCTCCACACCGACCCGGGCCAGCCCCAGTACCTCGGCCCAGACGGCGCAGAGGGCGCGTTCGGTCTCGGTGCGGGGCGCGGTGTACGCCGCGCCGGGCGCCGTGAACTCGGGTACGGGCAGGGCGCGCCGGTCGACCTTGCCGTTGACGGTCAGCGGGATCGCCTCAACGGTGGTGAAGACGGCCGGGACCATGTACTCCGGCAGGCTCTCGGCGAGGTGGGCCCGGAGGGCGTCCGCGGTCGTGCCGGGGCTCCGGTCCGGCCCGTGGCCGGCGTCCGGGTCCAGGACGACGTAGGCGGCGAGGTACTTGGTGCCGGGCTGGTCCTCGCGGGCCAGGACGCAGCTCCGCGCCACGGCGGGGTGGCTGAGGAGGGCGGTCTCGATCTCGCCGGTCTCGATGCGGTAGCCGCGGATCTTGACCTGGGTGTCGGTCCGCCCGAGGAAGTCGATGCGCCCGTCGGTGCGCCAGCGGGCGAGGTCGCCGGTGCGGTAGAGGCGGCCGCCGGGGTGGTGCGGGTCGGGGATGAACCGCTCGGCGGTGAGGCGCGGCTGGTCGTGGTAGCCGCGTGCCACGCCGGCGCCGCCGAGGTAGAGCTCGCCGGGGACGCCCACGGGGACGGGGCGCAGGGCACCGTCCAGGATGTAGGTGCGCATGTTGTCCATGGGCGTGCCCAGTGGAGCGGGGCCGGCGGCGACGTCGCCGGCGGTCAGGGGGCCGCTGACGGCGAAGGTGGTGGTCTCGGTGGGGCCGTAGCCGTTGACGAGGGTGAGGTCGGGGTGGTGGGTGAGGAGGGTGTGGGCGGCGTGGTGGGGGACGGCGTCGCCGCCGGTCCACACCTCCCGGATGCCGGTGAAGCACTCCGGGTCCTCCTCGACGAGGACGCCGAAGAGGGCGGCGGTGATCCACAGGGCGGTGACGCCGTCGGCGACGGCTTCGCGGATGGTGGTGGTGGTGAGGTCCTCGGTGGCGACGACGAGGGTGCGGCCGGTCAGGAGCGGTGTCCACACCTCGTAGGTGGCGGCGTCGAAGGAGTGCGGGGAGTGGAAGAGCACCCGGTCGTGGGCGCCGCCCGCGAAACGCCGGTCGGCGGCGAGGGCGGTGATGTCGGCGTGGGTGACGGCGACGCCCTTGGGGACGCCGGTCGAGCCGGAGGTGAACATCACGTACGCCAGGGAGCTCGGGTGTGCCGGCGGGAGCGGGCCGCTCGCCGGAGCCTCCGGGAGGGTGCGCGGGTCGAGGGTGGCGACGCCGGCCGGGGAGGGCTGGTCGCGGTCGGTGAGGAGCAGGGTGGTGCCGCTGCGGTCGAGGATGTCGCGGACGCGGTCCTCGGGGTGGCCGGCGTGCAGGGGGACGTAGGCGCCGCCGGCCTTGAGGACGGCGAGCATGGCCACGACCACGTCGGCGGAGCGTTCCAGGAGCAGGCCGACGCGGGACTCGGCGGTCACCCCCCGCTCCACCAGCGCGTGCGCCAGCCGCTCGGCGCGGCGGTCGAGTTGGCGGTAGGTGACGGCGGTGTCCCCGGTGGAGACGGCGACGGCGTCCGGGGTCGCGGCGACCCGCTCGGCGAACACCTCCACGACCGACCGCCCCACCGCGGACTCGGCGCCCCGGCCCCACTCGCCGAGCACGCGTGCCCGCTCGGTCTCCGGCAGGACCGGCACGGCCGCCAGCTCCGCGTCCCCGTCAGCGGTGAGCGCGTCGAACAGGTGGGCCAGGTGGGCGGCCAGGCGGCGGACGGTGGCGGCGTCGAAGCGCGCGGGGTCGTAGCCGAGGTCGAAGCGGAACCGGGCGCCGTCGTACGCGGTGAGCACCAGCGGGTAGTTGGTGGTCTCGGTGACCTCGATGTCCCGCAGGGAGAGGCCGAAGCGGCCCGGTTCCTCGGTGTCGACCGGATAGTTCTCGAAGACGACGAGGCTGTCGAAGAGCGGGGTGCCGGGCGGCAGTTCCGTCTCCAGGGCGCTGAGCGGCAGGTGCTCGTGGCGGCGGGCCTCCACCTGTGCGGCCTGGAGGCCGGCCAGCCAGCCCGCGACACGGGCGCGCGGGGGGACGCCCACCCGGACGGGCTGGGTGTTGATGAACAGGCCGAGGATCTCCTCGGCCCCCGGCAGCTCGGCCGGGCGGCCCGAGACGGTCGTCCCGAACACCACGTCCCCCTCACCCGCGTACTGGGCGAGGAGCAGAGCCCAGGCGCCCTGCACGACGGCGTTGACGGTCAGGCCGTTCTGCCGGGTGAAGGCGGTGACCCGCGACGACAGGGCCTCGGAGAGATCGTGTACGACGTGCCGGGACGACTGGCCGTGGCCGGCGCGTCCCGTGGAGGGGCGGTCGTACGGCAGCGGGGTCGGCTCCTCGAAACCGGCCAGGCGCGTCTTCCAGTAGGCGAGTCCGGGGGCCGTCGGCTGCGCGGACAGCCACTCGACGTACTCCCGGAAGGGCGCCCGGCTCCGGGCCGCTTCGGCGCGTGGGGCGGGTCGCGCTCCGGTGAGCGCGGCGTACCCGGTGAGGACGTCCGAGAGCAGGGCGGCGGTGCTCCAGCCGTCGAGGAGCAGGTGGTGGAAGGTCCACACCACCCGGACGCTCTCCTCGGCGCACCTGATCAGCGTGAGCCGCATCAGCGGCGGCGCCTCCAGGTCCAGGCCCCGGGCCAGGTCGTCCGCGAGGAGGTCCCGCAGCGCGGCCTCGCGGGCGGCGGCCGTCAGTTCCGACCAGTCGAGCGTGCGGACCGGCAGCTCGGCCCGCTCGTGCACCACCTGCACGGGACGGCCGAGATCACGCCACGCCACGGAGACGCGGAGCGCGTCCGCCCCCTCCACCGCGCGCTGCCACGCGGCGGCGAGTGCCGGCAGGTCCCGGGCGCCGTCCAGCGTGAAGGAGAACTGCTCCAGGTACGAGGGGGAGTCCGGCTCGGCCAGCGCGTGGAAGACCATGCCGGTCTGGAGCGGGGTCAGCGGGTACACGTCCGCCACGCCCCGGCCCGCCCCCGCACCGTCCGCACGGGAGAGCAGGGTGTCCACCTCGGCCTGGGCGAGGCCGGCCAGCGGGAAGTCGGACGGGGTGCGCCCGCCCGCGCCGGGCTCGGCACAGTGCCGCAGGAAGGTCCGCAGCTCACCCGCCATGGCCTGGGCCAGCCCCTCGACGGTGGACCGCCGCAGGCGGGCACCGGAGTACGACCAGGTGAGCACGAGCCGGCCGTCGCGCACCTCCCCGATCACGTCCAGTTCGTGCGGCCGCGTCTCGGCCGGGCCGAACTCGCCGCCGGGATTCATCCGCGTCGCGCGGTACAGCTCCCGTTCGCCGAGGCCGTCGAGGCGGCCCAGGTAGTTGAAGCTGATCCGGGGCTCGGCGTGGGAGGGGAGGGCGCCGCCCAGGTGGCGCAGGGCGCCGTAACCGATCCCCCGGTCGGGGATCGCCCGCAGTTGCTCCTTGACCGCCATGACGGCCGGACCCCAGGCGTCGCCCTCCGGGAGGCCGAGCGCCACCGGGTACATCGAGGTGAACCAGCCGACCGTGCGGGTCAGGTCGAGGTCGGCGAAGAGGTCCTCGCGCCCGTGGCCCTCCAGGTGGACGGCGAGCCGGTCGCGCCCGGTCCAGCCGCGCAGGGTCCGGGCCAGCGCCGTCAGCAGGACGTCGTTGACCTGCGTCCGGTAGACCGGCGGGACCTCCTGGAGCAGCGCCCGGGTCTGCTCGGCGTCGAGCGCCACGGAGACCGTCTCCTGCGCGCCCACGGTCGCGTCGCCGTCCGGGTCGTCCAGCGGCAGGGGCCCGCTGTCGGCCCGCTCGACGACCTCGCGCCAGTACGGCACCTGCGCGTCGAAGCCCCCGGCGGCGGTGTGCTCGGCCAGCCGCCGCGCCCACTGCCGCTCGGAGCTGGTCTTCGGCCCCAGGTCGACCGGCCGGCCCGCCCGGAGCTGCTCGTGGGCGGTGGCCAGGTCGTCCAGCAGGACGCGCCAGGAGACGCCGTCGGTCAGCAGGTGGTGGAGGGTGAACAGGACCCGCACGACCCGGGGTCCGGCGCCGACGCTCCCCTGTGCGGGGACCGCCGCGACCATCCGGGCCAACGGCCCCTCGGCCAGGTCGAACCCGGCCTGGGTCTCCTCGGTGATCTGGTGCCACGCCGCCCAGCCGTCCACGGGCTCCTCGTCGCCCTCGGCCATCCCGGCCAGTTCCCGCACCCGGAAGACGGCGTCCAGGTCGGCCTCGGCGAGCAGCTCGCCGGACCACCCGCCGTGGCCGTCCGGCCGGAAGACGGCGCGCAGCGCGTCGTGCTGGGCCAGGACGGCCGCGAGGGCGTCCCGCAGCGTCCCGGGCGTGGTGCCCGGGGCCGGGGTGAACTCCACGGCCATGTTGAAGTGGTGCGGCGTGGCGGGGTGGTGGGCGAAGAACCACTCACGGATCGGGGTGGTGGCGGCGGGTCCGCTGAGCGCTCCCTGCTCGGCCCGCGCGGCCGGGGGCGCGGTCGCTCCGGCGGCGGTGAGGTGGGCGGCGAGGGCGGCGACGGTCTGGCGGGTGAAGATGTCGCGGGAGGTCAGTTCGAGTCCGGCCCGGCGGGCGCGGGAGACGACCTGGATGCTGAGGATGGAGTCGCCGCCGAGGGTGAAGAAGTTGTCCCGGGTGCCGACGCGTTCCAGGCCCAGGGCCTCGGCCCAGATCGCGCAGAGGGTGTGCTCGGCCGGGGTGGCCGGTGCCACGTAGCCGCTGGTCTCCTCGGCGGGGGCGGGCAGCGCGCGGCGGTCGAGCTTGCCGCTGGAGTTGCGGGGCAGCGCGTCGAGGGTGACGAAGGCCGCGGGGACCATGTAGGCGGGGAGCCGCTCGCCCAGCCAGGTGCGCAGAGTGTCCGCGTCGGGGCCGGTGGTGTGCTCGGCGGGGACGGTGTAGGCGACGATCCGGGGGGTGCCGGGGGTGTCTTCGCGGACGGTGACGGTGGTCTGGGCGACGGCGGGGTGGGCGGTCAGGGCGGTTTCGATCTCGCCGAGTTCGATGCGCAGGCCGCGGATCTTGACCTGGTCGTCGGTGCGGCCGAGGTATTCGAGGACGCCCTCGGGGGTCCAGCGGACGAGGTCGCCGGTGCGGTAGAGGCGTTGGCCCGGGCGGTGCGGGTCGGCGGTGAAGCGTTCGGCCGTCAGTGCCGGACGCTCGTGGTAGCCGCGGGCGAGGCCGGGGCCGGAGACGTGGAGCTCGCCGGGGACGCCGACGGGGACCAGGCGCAGCCATCGGTCGCGGACGGTGAGGTGGGCCTCGGCGACCGGTTGGCCGATCGGCGGGGTTCCCTCGCGTCGGGTGTCGAGGGGGGTGCTGATGCTGGCGGCGACGGTGATCTCGGTGGGGCCGTAGGCGTTGAGCAGGCGGTGGCCGGGTGCCCAGCGTTGGACGAGGGCGGGGGTGAGGGCTTCGCCGCCGGTGGCGAGGACGGCGAGGTGGGGGAGGTGGGGGGCGTCGGTGGGGATGCTGGCGAGGACGGTGGGGGGGATGAGGGTGTGGGTGATCCGCCGGGTGGCGAGGGTGTCGTGGAGGTCTTGGCCGGCCAGGGCGCGGCCGTCGTCGGGGATGACGAGGGTGGCGCCGGCGGAGAGGGCCATGAGGAGTTCCATGACGGAGGCGTCGAAGCCTGCCGAGGCCAGTTGGAGCACGCGGGCGTCGCTGGTGATGCCGAAGCGTTCGGCGAGGGCGGCGGTGAAGGCGGCGATGCCGCGGTGGGTCACGAGCACGCCCTTGGGACGGCCCGTCGACCCGGAGGTGTAGATCATGTAGGCGCCGGCGTCGAGCGGCACCTCCGCCACCGGCGCCGGGCCGGGCGGCTCCGGCTGCTCGTGCCACTCCCACAGGGTGCGCGGGGTGACGACGAGGGCGGCGCCGCTGTCCTCCCGGACGAAGGCGAACCGCTCCTCGGGCCACTCCGGGTCCATCGGCACGTACACGCCGCCGAGCCGGGTGACCGCCAGCAGCACGGTCAGCCACTCCACCGACCGGGGCAGGGCGACGCCGACCCGGACCTCCGGGCCGACGCCCACCGCGGCCAGCCGGCGGGCCGCCCGCTCCACCCGCGCGTCCACCTCGGCGTACGACAGGGTCTCGTCGCCGCAGACCACGGCGGTGCCGGCGGTGCCCCGCGCGGCCACGCGGGAGCGCCACAGCGCGCCCAGGGTGACCGGGGTCTGTCCGACGCCGGTACGGGACACGCCCCATCCGCGCAGCAGGGCCTCCCGCTCGCGGCCGGTGACCAGCTCCACCCGGCACAGCGGGCGCCGCGCGCCCTCGCCGACCACGGCGGAGGCCAGCTCCACCCAGTGCCGGCCCAGCCGCTCCACCGTCGCCCGGTCGAACAGGTCGGTGCTGTACTCCACCTCGGCGCTCAGGCCGCCCGCGCGGCCCCAGAACTCGAAGGTCAGGTCGAAGCGGGCCGCGTCGCGCGGGACGTGGGCCCGCTCGGCGGGCAGCCCGGCGAAGGAGGTGAGGTCGGCGAAGGCGTTCTGGAGGACGACGGCGGCCTGGACGAGGGGGGTGCGGCTCGGGTCGCGCTCCGGCGCCAGCGCCTCCACCAGGCGGTCGAAGGGCACGTCCTGGTGGGCGAAGGCGGCCAGCGTGGTGTCGCGGACCTCCGCCAGGAGGCCGGCGAAGGAGCGGGACTCGTCGACCCGGGTGCGCAGCACCAGGGTGTTGACGAAGAAGCCGATCAGGTCGGCGGTCTCCTGCTGGTCACGCCCGGAGGTGACGGTGCCCACCGCGAGGTCGGTCCGGCCGCTCCAGCGGGCCAGCAGGAGCTGGGTGAGGGCGGTGACCACCATGAAGAGGCTGGACCGCTCCTCGCGCCCGAGCGCCACCAGCCCCTGGGCCACCTCGGCCGGCACGTCGAAGGCGTGCACGGCCCCGGCGGGGGTGCGCACGGCGGGACGCGGCCGGTCGGTGGGCAGCTCCAGCGGCTCCAGCCCCGCCAGCCGCTTACGCCAGTACGCCACCTGGCCGTCCAGCGCGTCCCCGGCGGTGGCCTCGCGCTGCCACAGGGCGTGGTCGGCGTACTGCACGGGGAGTGCGGGGAGCCCGGCGTCGGGGGCGCCGGTCAGCGCGGCGGCGTAGAGGGCGCCCAGGTCGCGGACGAGGACGCCGGCCGACCAGCCGTCGGTGACGATGTGGTGGAGCGTGGCCATCAGGACGTGCTCGGCGGGGCCGAGACGGACCGCCAGGACCCGCAGCAGCGGCCCGGTGCGCAGGTCGAACGGGGCGGCGTGCTCGGCCCCCAGCGCCGCGTCGAGGGCGGCGGCCCGCTCCTGCTCGCCGAGTCCGGCGAGGTCCCGCTCGGCCACGGGGACCCGCGGCGCGGCGGCGGGCGTGCGCACCACCTGCACCGGGCGGCCGTCCTCGGAGGTGAACACGGTCCGCAGGGACTCGTGCCGGGCCACCAGCGCGTCCACCGCCCGGTTCAGCGCGGTGGTGTCCAGCTCCCCGGCGACCCGCAGCGCGGCGGAGGTGTTGTACTCGCTGCTGTCGGGCGCGAACTCGTGGAGGATCCACAGGCGTTGCTGGGCGGGGGCGAGCGGCACCGCGGCGCCGCGCTCGGCGCGCGGGACGGAGGCGGGGGCGGCGGCCCCGGCCTCCTGCGCCCGCGCGTCGGACAGGGCCGCCAGGTCGGCGAGGACCGGCCGCTCGAAGAGGGCGCGCCAGGGCAGCGCCACGGAGGTGGCGGCCCGCAGCCGGGTGACGACCTGGAGGGCGAGGATCGAATCGCCGCCGAGGTCGAAGAAGTCGTCGTCCGCGCCGACCTCCCCGGCGTGCAGCACCTCGGACCAGATCCGGGCGAGGACCCGCTCGGTGGCGGTCCGGGGCGCGGTGCGGGGCCGGTCGGCGCGGTCGGTGTCGGCCGGGCCGGGGGCGGGCAGGGCGAGCCGGTCGAGCTTGCCGTTGG is drawn from Streptomyces diastaticus subsp. diastaticus and contains these coding sequences:
- a CDS encoding non-ribosomal peptide synthetase, with protein sequence MTTASSPHRNSAPAQATGEAGPPARDGSPVPPAWTTGPRPAPAATVLEAVAARAAHAPDAVAVEEPAAGLTYRRLHEESARLAGLLRARGVRRGDAVGVCVDRSAAQVTALLAVLRAGGVYVPVDPGYPADRIAYVLGDSAPRVLLVRDAERVPAGAHPAGGVLELDRLTGADAPGTGGNASPAPAPDDAAYMIYTSGSTGRPKGVVVPHAGLPGLAAAHVDALGLDAGSRVLQYVSPSFDVAMADILMTLTAGATLVLAEGQPMGEELLRLLAEGRVSHLMVPPVVLSTLPEGDLPDLRTLVIGGESCPDDIVARWSAGGRRVLNAYGPTEATVCTTLSAPLPPGATGPHPIGTPLPGARTLVLDEALRPVPVGAWGELYLGGPLARGYHGRAGLTAARFTADPSGSGDRLYRTGDLVRWRADGTLEYGGRGDHQVKIRGLRIEPGEIEAVLAAHPDVRSAVVTAREDRPGARRLVAHLVAEPGRTLDPRSVRAHAAAGLPEFMVPAALVVLDALPLTANGKLDRLALPAPGPADTDRADRPRTAPRTATERVLARIWSEVLHAGEVGADDDFFDLGGDSILALQVVTRLRAATSVALPWRALFERPVLADLAALSDARAQEAGAAAPASVPRAERGAAVPLAPAQQRLWILHEFAPDSSEYNTSAALRVAGELDTTALNRAVDALVARHESLRTVFTSEDGRPVQVVRTPAAAPRVPVAERDLAGLGEQERAAALDAALGAEHAAPFDLRTGPLLRVLAVRLGPAEHVLMATLHHIVTDGWSAGVLVRDLGALYAAALTGAPDAGLPALPVQYADHALWQREATAGDALDGQVAYWRKRLAGLEPLELPTDRPRPAVRTPAGAVHAFDVPAEVAQGLVALGREERSSLFMVVTALTQLLLARWSGRTDLAVGTVTSGRDQQETADLIGFFVNTLVLRTRVDESRSFAGLLAEVRDTTLAAFAHQDVPFDRLVEALAPERDPSRTPLVQAAVVLQNAFADLTSFAGLPAERAHVPRDAARFDLTFEFWGRAGGLSAEVEYSTDLFDRATVERLGRHWVELASAVVGEGARRPLCRVELVTGREREALLRGWGVSRTGVGQTPVTLGALWRSRVAARGTAGTAVVCGDETLSYAEVDARVERAARRLAAVGVGPEVRVGVALPRSVEWLTVLLAVTRLGGVYVPMDPEWPEERFAFVREDSGAALVVTPRTLWEWHEQPEPPGPAPVAEVPLDAGAYMIYTSGSTGRPKGVLVTHRGIAAFTAALAERFGITSDARVLQLASAGFDASVMELLMALSAGATLVIPDDGRALAGQDLHDTLATRRITHTLIPPTVLASIPTDAPHLPHLAVLATGGEALTPALVQRWAPGHRLLNAYGPTEITVAASISTPLDTRREGTPPIGQPVAEAHLTVRDRWLRLVPVGVPGELHVSGPGLARGYHERPALTAERFTADPHRPGQRLYRTGDLVRWTPEGVLEYLGRTDDQVKIRGLRIELGEIETALTAHPAVAQTTVTVREDTPGTPRIVAYTVPAEHTTGPDADTLRTWLGERLPAYMVPAAFVTLDALPRNSSGKLDRRALPAPAEETSGYVAPATPAEHTLCAIWAEALGLERVGTRDNFFTLGGDSILSIQVVSRARRAGLELTSRDIFTRQTVAALAAHLTAAGATAPPAARAEQGALSGPAATTPIREWFFAHHPATPHHFNMAVEFTPAPGTTPGTLRDALAAVLAQHDALRAVFRPDGHGGWSGELLAEADLDAVFRVRELAGMAEGDEEPVDGWAAWHQITEETQAGFDLAEGPLARMVAAVPAQGSVGAGPRVVRVLFTLHHLLTDGVSWRVLLDDLATAHEQLRAGRPVDLGPKTSSERQWARRLAEHTAAGGFDAQVPYWREVVERADSGPLPLDDPDGDATVGAQETVSVALDAEQTRALLQEVPPVYRTQVNDVLLTALARTLRGWTGRDRLAVHLEGHGREDLFADLDLTRTVGWFTSMYPVALGLPEGDAWGPAVMAVKEQLRAIPDRGIGYGALRHLGGALPSHAEPRISFNYLGRLDGLGERELYRATRMNPGGEFGPAETRPHELDVIGEVRDGRLVLTWSYSGARLRRSTVEGLAQAMAGELRTFLRHCAEPGAGGRTPSDFPLAGLAQAEVDTLLSRADGAGAGRGVADVYPLTPLQTGMVFHALAEPDSPSYLEQFSFTLDGARDLPALAAAWQRAVEGADALRVSVAWRDLGRPVQVVHERAELPVRTLDWSELTAAAREAALRDLLADDLARGLDLEAPPLMRLTLIRCAEESVRVVWTFHHLLLDGWSTAALLSDVLTGYAALTGARPAPRAEAARSRAPFREYVEWLSAQPTAPGLAYWKTRLAGFEEPTPLPYDRPSTGRAGHGQSSRHVVHDLSEALSSRVTAFTRQNGLTVNAVVQGAWALLLAQYAGEGDVVFGTTVSGRPAELPGAEEILGLFINTQPVRVGVPPRARVAGWLAGLQAAQVEARRHEHLPLSALETELPPGTPLFDSLVVFENYPVDTEEPGRFGLSLRDIEVTETTNYPLVLTAYDGARFRFDLGYDPARFDAATVRRLAAHLAHLFDALTADGDAELAAVPVLPETERARVLGEWGRGAESAVGRSVVEVFAERVAATPDAVAVSTGDTAVTYRQLDRRAERLAHALVERGVTAESRVGLLLERSADVVVAMLAVLKAGGAYVPLHAGHPEDRVRDILDRSGTTLLLTDRDQPSPAGVATLDPRTLPEAPASGPLPPAHPSSLAYVMFTSGSTGVPKGVAVTHADITALAADRRFAGGAHDRVLFHSPHSFDAATYEVWTPLLTGRTLVVATEDLTTTTIREAVADGVTALWITAALFGVLVEEDPECFTGIREVWTGGDAVPHHAAHTLLTHHPDLTLVNGYGPTETTTFAVSGPLTAGDVAAGPAPLGTPMDNMRTYILDGALRPVPVGVPGELYLGGAGVARGYHDQPRLTAERFIPDPHHPGGRLYRTGDLARWRTDGRIDFLGRTDTQVKIRGYRIETGEIETALLSHPAVARSCVLAREDQPGTKYLAAYVVLDPDAGHGPDRSPGTTADALRAHLAESLPEYMVPAVFTTVEAIPLTVNGKVDRRALPVPEFTAPGAAYTAPRTETERALCAVWAEVLGLARVGVEDDFFALGGDSISSLKIVSRVRTALGTHLTPRALFDHPTVAGLAEAVAPAARETGVVPVARDGAPLPLSYAQERLWFLDDFARGGVEYNVVTALRLTGRLDRAALSAAVDGLVARHEALRTTFEAVDGRGTQVVHPRLDVPVRTAELDEALDLAASVPFDLRTGPLLRVLLARTAEDAHVLLLAMHHIVTDGWSMGIITRELSELYAAAVRGEEAVLPALPVQYPDFAVWQRDRHAGDALEADLAYWRGKLEGLEPLELPTDRPRPAVRDAAGSQYAFAVPAELTERLTRAGRDGRASLFMVLTAVTQLLLARYTGRRDISLGTVVSGRERAETEGLVGFFANTLVLRSTVDEARSFGEFLAEVRQTVLDAFAHQDVPFSRLIEELAPERDTSRTQLVQAMLVLQNTPPAALELPGVRVEEFLPPRDTAQFDLHLEFQPDAHGGLEGLAVHSDLFDGATVARLVRHWLTLADRLTADLAEAGERPLLSYDFLEAAERARLLGPAAATGAQDPSRLSPLTMFEERARRDPAAPAVTFEGATLTYGELDARAARLAAHLAGRGVGPESRVGLVLPRSAELVVAILAVLKAGGAYVPVDPASPADRIAYILTDSAVELAVTSRAAGHALPGGPDGAPAVRTVVLDAPETLRVLAEGPARPAPVAVGADSAAYVIYTSGSTGRPKGVVVTHGNVARLLHATEEEFAFGPADVWTMFHSYAFDFTVWELWGALAHGGRLVVVGLDVARAPEEFARLLADERVTVLNQTPSAFYRLAEELAAAPALRARLALRAVVFGGEALDWGRIAEWVERSGKGGPVLVNMYGITETTVHVTSHHAEPGSLAPGANSVIGRALPHLRAYVLDAACRPVPAGVRGELYIAGGGLARGYLGRPELSATRFVADPFGGPGDRMYRTGDTARWTGAGTLDYLGRNDDQVKIRGFRIELGEIEALVAGHPSVAQAAVVVREDQPGDRRLVAYAVPAAGAPGGLDQGVLRESLAAALPEYMVPAAFVALERMPLTNNGKLDRRALPAPEYGDARAYVAPATPTEEAVAEIWAEVLGLAWDQVSAEEDFFSLGGNSVLSLRVIARVRTMFDIDPSARVMFDFPTVSRLSGKIEELIIAEIENDGDMAF